One Sporichthyaceae bacterium DNA window includes the following coding sequences:
- a CDS encoding tRNA (adenine-N1)-methyltransferase — MNSDSPEPDPSSPAVCGRGPFRAGDLVQLTDPKGRHSTITLMAGKTYHSHKGNFPHDELIGSPEGSVIRTSGGQEFLALRPLLSDFVLSMPRGATVVYPKDAAQIVGLADIHPGAHVIEAGAGSGALTCSLLRAVGPEGRVSSYERRPEFAAVARKNVERFFGGPHPAWHLTVGDLATELPGSESDRQADRVVLDMLAPWECLAAVSACLVPGGVLCAYVATTTQLSRLVEDVRGGKEFTEPTAWETLVRTWHVEGLAVRPDHRMIGHTGFLVTTRRMAPGVPAPVRRRRPAKGAYPEVSREESEQRGTTVLSPEAIERVDRREDPELDTDTS; from the coding sequence GTGAACAGCGACTCGCCCGAGCCCGATCCTTCGTCCCCCGCCGTCTGTGGTCGCGGCCCGTTCCGCGCCGGCGACCTCGTGCAGCTGACCGACCCGAAGGGCCGGCACAGCACGATCACGCTGATGGCGGGCAAGACCTACCACTCGCACAAGGGCAACTTCCCGCACGACGAGTTGATCGGCAGCCCGGAGGGCAGCGTGATCCGGACCAGCGGGGGACAGGAATTCCTGGCACTGCGGCCGCTGCTGTCGGACTTCGTGCTGTCGATGCCGCGCGGGGCCACCGTCGTGTACCCGAAGGACGCGGCGCAGATCGTCGGGCTGGCCGACATCCACCCCGGGGCGCACGTGATCGAGGCCGGCGCCGGTTCGGGCGCGTTGACCTGTTCGCTGCTGCGTGCGGTCGGGCCCGAGGGCCGCGTCAGTTCCTACGAGCGCCGCCCGGAGTTCGCAGCGGTGGCCCGGAAGAACGTCGAACGGTTCTTCGGCGGCCCGCACCCGGCCTGGCACCTGACCGTGGGCGACCTGGCGACCGAACTGCCCGGGTCCGAGTCCGACCGGCAGGCCGACCGGGTGGTGCTGGACATGCTCGCGCCGTGGGAGTGCCTGGCCGCGGTGTCGGCCTGTCTGGTCCCGGGCGGGGTGCTCTGCGCCTACGTCGCCACCACCACACAACTGTCGCGCCTGGTCGAGGACGTGCGGGGCGGCAAGGAGTTCACCGAACCCACCGCCTGGGAAACGTTGGTCCGGACGTGGCACGTGGAGGGCCTGGCCGTGCGACCGGACCACCGGATGATCGGGCACACCGGGTTCCTGGTCACCACGCGCCGGATGGCACCGGGCGTCCCGGCCCCGGTACGCCGCAGGCGGCCGGCCAAGGGGGCCTACCCGGAAGTGAGCCGAGAGGAGAGCGAGCAGCGAGGAACGACCGTTCTCTCTCCGGAGGCGATCGAACGGGTTGACCGCAGGGAAGATCCGGAATTGGACACCGATACGTCCTGA
- a CDS encoding alpha/beta hydrolase-fold protein, with translation MRLTGKPLLLLAAVAALMLPVACLWYWSRPERLRRARVPVRFSLFLSSQLAVVFVVGLALNDYGQFYSSWSDLLGTGPTAAVDHPSAHFGGTDLNIHPFVKPAFLDRGMPEIPSDAAKWNVQGWSQQSEWATRGAIVSTQVTGPVSNLAQQALVYLPPRYFRAGPDNRKLPVVEVLTGFPGDASNLVSRMHYPDILSEEIAAGTAQDVVLVMMRPAPTFPWDTECTDVPGGPQTVQFFTEDVPSSITSQFSLAPTGWAVAGDSTGGYCSAKIALMDPSRFAASAVLSGYFKPSTDLTTRGIFSGNKAFYNENDLTWRMSHDQIPPISMLIATAKDERGADGYATAQSWLDSVKAPMSADELLLDEGGHNFNTWSREIPYALQWLSEHLPSA, from the coding sequence GTGCGACTGACGGGCAAACCGTTGCTGCTGCTTGCAGCGGTCGCCGCGCTGATGCTCCCGGTCGCCTGTCTCTGGTACTGGTCGCGGCCGGAGCGGCTGCGGCGGGCCCGCGTCCCCGTCCGGTTCAGCCTGTTCCTGTCCAGCCAACTGGCCGTCGTGTTCGTGGTCGGCCTCGCGCTGAACGACTACGGACAGTTCTACTCCAGCTGGTCCGACCTGCTCGGCACCGGACCGACGGCAGCCGTCGACCATCCGTCGGCGCACTTCGGCGGCACCGACCTGAACATCCACCCGTTCGTGAAGCCGGCGTTCCTCGACCGCGGCATGCCCGAGATCCCGTCGGACGCCGCCAAGTGGAACGTGCAGGGCTGGTCGCAGCAGTCCGAGTGGGCGACCCGCGGCGCGATCGTGAGCACCCAGGTCACCGGCCCGGTCTCCAACCTGGCGCAGCAGGCATTGGTCTATCTGCCGCCACGCTACTTCCGGGCCGGGCCGGACAACCGCAAGCTGCCGGTGGTCGAGGTGCTGACCGGGTTCCCCGGCGACGCGTCGAACCTGGTCAGCCGGATGCACTACCCGGACATCCTCTCCGAGGAGATCGCGGCCGGTACGGCGCAGGACGTGGTGCTGGTGATGATGCGCCCGGCCCCGACGTTCCCCTGGGACACCGAGTGCACCGACGTCCCCGGCGGGCCGCAGACGGTGCAGTTCTTCACCGAGGACGTGCCGAGCTCGATCACTTCGCAGTTCAGCCTGGCGCCCACCGGCTGGGCCGTGGCCGGGGACTCCACCGGCGGGTACTGCTCGGCGAAGATCGCGCTGATGGACCCGAGCCGGTTCGCGGCCTCGGCGGTGCTGTCCGGCTACTTCAAGCCGTCGACCGACCTGACCACCCGCGGGATCTTCAGCGGCAACAAGGCGTTCTACAACGAGAACGACCTGACCTGGCGGATGAGCCACGACCAGATCCCGCCGATCTCGATGCTCATCGCCACCGCGAAGGACGAACGCGGTGCCGACGGCTACGCCACCGCGCAGTCGTGGCTGGATTCGGTCAAGGCACCGATGTCGGCCGACGAGCTACTGCTGGACGAGGGCGGTCACAATTTCAACACCTGGAGCCGCGAGATCCCCTACGCGCTCCAGTGGCTGAGCGAGCACCTGCCCTCAGCTTGA
- a CDS encoding phosphatidylglycerol lysyltransferase domain-containing protein — translation MSEAQDRQAPERKPTQPVADVLHPWVDALRKRGELVPRIAALLTFIAGVVSVFSAITPAYRTRLHNVRHLLGPGVPATAAGSTAAFGIALMLLSYGLRRRQKRAWFAALVLAIIITILHLAKGLDVEEASLCIALVVLLIVSRKHFRAASSVPPQRVRLIFLGLLFAVDIAFGLILIRENGHTLIGNPQLRSKLWQVLLGFIGVRGPLHFGSHGAGNLVHAVLAGLGAISLLAALSVLLVRPPGPPRRTPAQNEVLAALIRSHGEQDSLAYFANRDDRQLIVSPSGKSAVSFRVVGGVALAAGDPLGDPEAWPGAIDAFLTRAGDSAWVPAVMGCSERGGVAWSRAGLDALELGDEAVVHTDEFSLEGRSMRGVRQACGRIERAGYRLQVRRCGDVDRAEWAELMTAAERWRQGGVERGFSMALGRLGDPREADGMIATAHDADGKLRALLQFVPWGRTGLSLDVMRRDPAAENGVNEALIVVVLSHATSIGIERVSLNFAVFRAALERGAQLGAGPIAKAWRKLLVIGSKWWQIEQLARFNAKFEPEWVPRYMCYPGSLEIPSVAIAALRAEAFLVMPTIGRRNSRSLDPQDEEKEPLCR, via the coding sequence GTGTCTGAAGCACAGGACCGCCAAGCCCCCGAACGCAAGCCGACGCAGCCCGTCGCCGATGTGCTGCACCCGTGGGTCGACGCGCTGCGCAAACGTGGCGAGCTGGTCCCGCGCATCGCGGCGCTGCTGACATTCATCGCGGGCGTCGTCTCGGTGTTCAGCGCGATCACCCCTGCCTACCGCACCCGGTTGCACAACGTGCGTCACCTGCTCGGGCCGGGTGTGCCGGCCACCGCCGCGGGCAGCACGGCCGCGTTCGGAATCGCGCTCATGTTGTTGTCCTACGGGCTGCGGCGCCGGCAGAAGCGAGCCTGGTTCGCGGCGCTCGTACTGGCGATCATCATCACGATTCTGCATCTGGCTAAGGGCCTCGACGTCGAGGAGGCGAGCCTCTGCATCGCGCTGGTGGTGCTGCTGATCGTCTCCCGCAAGCATTTCCGGGCGGCCTCCTCGGTCCCGCCACAACGGGTGCGGCTGATCTTCCTGGGGCTGCTGTTCGCCGTCGACATCGCATTCGGCCTGATCCTGATCCGGGAGAACGGGCACACGCTGATCGGCAACCCGCAGTTGCGGTCGAAGCTGTGGCAGGTGCTGCTCGGCTTCATCGGCGTGCGCGGCCCGCTGCACTTCGGCAGTCACGGCGCGGGCAACCTGGTCCACGCGGTGCTCGCCGGCCTGGGCGCGATCTCGCTGCTCGCGGCGTTGTCCGTGCTGCTGGTCCGGCCGCCCGGTCCGCCGCGGCGGACCCCGGCCCAGAACGAGGTGCTGGCGGCGCTGATCCGCTCGCACGGCGAGCAGGACTCGTTGGCCTACTTCGCCAACCGCGACGACCGGCAGCTGATCGTGTCGCCGTCGGGCAAGTCCGCGGTCTCCTTCCGCGTGGTCGGCGGCGTCGCGCTGGCAGCCGGCGACCCGCTCGGCGACCCGGAGGCCTGGCCCGGCGCGATCGATGCGTTCCTGACCCGAGCCGGCGACTCCGCCTGGGTGCCGGCGGTCATGGGCTGCAGCGAGCGCGGCGGCGTCGCCTGGTCGCGTGCCGGGCTGGACGCGCTCGAGCTCGGTGACGAGGCGGTCGTCCACACCGACGAGTTCAGCCTGGAGGGTCGCTCGATGCGCGGCGTGCGCCAGGCGTGCGGCCGGATCGAGCGGGCCGGGTACCGGCTGCAGGTGCGCCGCTGTGGCGACGTCGACCGCGCCGAGTGGGCCGAGCTGATGACGGCGGCCGAGCGCTGGCGTCAGGGCGGGGTGGAGCGCGGCTTCTCGATGGCCCTGGGTCGCCTCGGCGACCCGCGGGAGGCCGACGGGATGATCGCCACCGCGCATGACGCCGACGGGAAGCTGCGTGCGCTGCTGCAGTTCGTGCCGTGGGGCCGGACGGGCCTCTCGCTGGACGTCATGCGTCGCGACCCGGCCGCGGAGAACGGTGTCAACGAGGCGCTGATCGTCGTTGTGCTGAGCCACGCCACCTCGATCGGGATCGAACGGGTCTCGTTGAATTTCGCGGTGTTCCGAGCCGCTCTGGAGCGCGGTGCCCAGCTCGGTGCCGGGCCGATCGCCAAGGCCTGGCGCAAGCTGCTGGTCATCGGCTCGAAGTGGTGGCAGATCGAGCAGTTGGCCCGGTTCAACGCCAAGTTCGAGCCGGAATGGGTCCCGCGGTACATGTGCTACCCGGGCTCTCTGGAGATCCCCAGCGTGGCGATCGCGGCGCTGCGCGCGGAGGCGTTCCTCGTGATGCCTACGATCGGCCGACGCAATTCGCGTTCGCTCGATCCGCAGGACGAGGAGAAGGAGCCGCTGTGTCGCTGA
- a CDS encoding CAP domain-containing protein, with amino-acid sequence MGVAVLLTSGLQTGPAVADDIGGAGRIAQIGDPAGSSDPVVPGLGNVADVLDGPPPQRPRTEQPPQEQRAHEMSEGGPTQRSGDPAEDPDGGPVDADNAPVAPGDGTPGGPGPQAPEAPGSQGPQGQQAPTGPNAPDRAQLESQLLSATNQARAANGCAALLPDWHLSMSAQQHSDDMASHSYFSHSSLDGQTFDQRIHNTGFSGQTVGENIASGFNSAPEVESAWMDSPAHRRNILDCGFRSIGIGYDQQGGYWTVDFGS; translated from the coding sequence GTGGGCGTCGCAGTTCTTCTGACCAGCGGTCTGCAGACCGGCCCGGCCGTCGCCGACGACATCGGCGGGGCGGGTCGGATCGCGCAGATCGGCGACCCGGCCGGCTCGAGCGACCCGGTGGTCCCCGGCCTGGGGAACGTCGCCGATGTGCTGGACGGACCACCGCCGCAGCGCCCGCGAACCGAACAACCGCCGCAGGAGCAACGCGCGCACGAGATGTCCGAGGGCGGGCCCACCCAACGGTCCGGCGATCCCGCCGAGGATCCGGACGGCGGCCCGGTGGACGCCGACAACGCTCCCGTCGCTCCCGGTGACGGCACGCCGGGCGGCCCCGGACCCCAAGCACCCGAAGCGCCGGGCTCGCAGGGGCCGCAGGGTCAGCAGGCCCCGACTGGCCCGAACGCGCCCGACCGGGCGCAGTTGGAGAGCCAGCTGCTGTCGGCGACGAACCAGGCCCGCGCGGCCAACGGATGCGCTGCACTGCTCCCCGACTGGCACCTGTCGATGAGCGCGCAGCAGCACTCCGACGACATGGCGTCGCACTCGTACTTCAGCCACAGTTCGCTCGACGGCCAGACCTTCGACCAGCGCATCCACAACACCGGGTTCAGCGGCCAAACCGTCGGGGAGAACATCGCCTCGGGATTCAACTCCGCCCCCGAGGTCGAGAGCGCCTGGATGGATTCCCCGGCGCACCGGCGAAATATTCTCGACTGCGGATTCCGCAGTATCGGCATCGGTTACGACCAGCAGGGCGGTTACTGGACCGTCGATTTCGGGAGCTGA
- a CDS encoding protein kinase, producing the protein MEHEVTYFRRESAFGRLTRSGPLQWADSVRIAAGVADELARAHARGTVHGAVSPQHVLLGATDQPVLTGFGDTPPAVESTDAIPELLHTAPEVLDGDRPRPAADIYSLGATLHHLLTGLPPFPLRPQDTFASWFVRIVMQPAPALPAHLPVDLRRLVGSALAKDRFDRPTSATEFATRLRHLLPVVGVGRAIPMRRRPPES; encoded by the coding sequence ATGGAACATGAGGTGACTTACTTCCGCCGCGAGTCGGCCTTCGGCCGGCTGACGCGTTCCGGGCCGCTGCAGTGGGCGGACTCGGTGCGCATCGCCGCGGGGGTGGCTGACGAGCTGGCGCGGGCGCACGCCCGCGGCACGGTTCACGGCGCGGTGAGTCCGCAGCACGTGCTGCTGGGCGCCACCGACCAACCGGTGCTGACCGGCTTCGGCGACACCCCGCCCGCCGTCGAGTCGACCGACGCGATCCCTGAGCTCCTGCACACCGCCCCGGAGGTGCTGGACGGCGACCGGCCGCGACCGGCCGCCGACATCTACTCCCTGGGCGCCACGCTGCACCACCTGCTGACCGGGCTGCCGCCATTCCCGCTACGGCCACAGGACACCTTTGCCTCCTGGTTCGTGCGCATCGTCATGCAGCCGGCCCCTGCGCTTCCTGCGCACCTGCCGGTCGACCTGCGCCGGCTCGTCGGCTCGGCGCTGGCCAAGGACCGGTTCGACCGACCCACCTCCGCGACCGAGTTCGCCACCCGACTGCGGCACCTGTTGCCGGTGGTCGGCGTCGGCCGGGCGATCCCGATGCGCCGTCGCCCACCGGAGTCGTGA
- a CDS encoding site-2 protease family protein, producing the protein MTDPTRTATAPDDVAAAGGSGWLMGRVLGVPVYVAPSFAIVAVLLTVNFAQPVHYDIPEIGNGRFIVSFMFAVLLYASVLIHELGHAVTARRLGLPVRRITLQLLGGVTEMGGQAKSPRREFAIAAAGPVLSLGLGVGAWAAIHLLGATPGWLTGPSAASNANDSVKLRIALELLDALMLSNGLVGIFNLLPGLPLDGGVMLRSALWGLTGRSSTATVAAGWVGRGVAVVVFFLPMLIARADGRSPQLFSVVWGALLAGFIWIGASSAMRGAALREALPKLSVRSLTRRAIGVAGELPLAEALRQAGVAGAHGLVVIDSGGRPVGLVNEAAVAATPEPRRPWVSVSTLARRLEPEMVLGLGLGGEELLRRMEACPATEYLVVEDDGAIYGVLAAQDVRSAVQNA; encoded by the coding sequence GTGACCGATCCCACCCGAACGGCCACCGCGCCCGACGACGTGGCGGCTGCAGGTGGCTCGGGTTGGCTGATGGGGCGGGTTCTCGGGGTCCCGGTCTACGTCGCCCCGTCGTTCGCGATCGTCGCGGTGCTGTTGACGGTGAATTTCGCGCAACCGGTGCACTACGACATTCCGGAGATCGGCAACGGCCGATTCATCGTCTCGTTCATGTTCGCGGTGCTGCTCTACGCCTCGGTCCTCATTCACGAGCTCGGTCACGCGGTGACGGCGCGGCGCCTCGGGCTGCCGGTGCGGCGGATCACGCTGCAACTGCTCGGGGGCGTCACCGAGATGGGTGGGCAGGCCAAATCGCCACGCCGCGAGTTCGCCATCGCGGCCGCGGGTCCGGTGCTGTCGCTGGGCCTCGGCGTGGGTGCCTGGGCGGCGATCCACCTGCTCGGCGCGACCCCGGGCTGGCTCACCGGCCCGTCGGCGGCGTCGAACGCGAACGACTCGGTGAAGCTGCGCATCGCCCTGGAACTGCTCGACGCGCTGATGCTGTCCAACGGGTTGGTCGGCATCTTCAACCTGCTGCCCGGGCTGCCGCTGGACGGCGGTGTGATGCTGCGCTCGGCGCTGTGGGGGCTGACCGGCCGCTCCAGCACCGCGACCGTCGCGGCCGGTTGGGTCGGCCGCGGGGTCGCGGTCGTGGTGTTCTTCCTGCCGATGCTGATCGCCCGTGCCGACGGCCGGTCACCGCAGCTGTTCTCGGTCGTGTGGGGCGCGCTGCTGGCCGGATTCATCTGGATCGGAGCCAGCAGCGCCATGCGCGGGGCGGCCTTGCGGGAGGCGCTGCCGAAGCTGTCGGTCCGCTCGCTGACCCGGCGGGCGATCGGGGTCGCCGGGGAACTGCCGCTGGCCGAAGCGTTGCGCCAGGCCGGCGTGGCCGGTGCCCACGGGCTGGTCGTCATCGACTCGGGCGGGCGCCCGGTCGGCCTGGTCAACGAGGCCGCCGTCGCCGCGACCCCGGAACCGCGTCGACCCTGGGTGTCGGTCTCCACGCTGGCCCGTCGCCTGGAGCCGGAGATGGTGCTCGGGTTGGGCCTGGGCGGGGAGGAACTGCTGCGGCGCATGGAGGCCTGTCCGGCCACCGAGTACCTGGTCGTCGAGGACGACGGGGCGATCTACGGGGTGCTGGCGGCACAGGACGTGCGCAGCGCCGTCCAGAACGCCTGA